AAAACGCCGCCTGTTTCTAGTGCAGCATTCCATGTAAGGCCGAATTCTTCACGGTCAATTTTCGTTTCCGCTTCAAAACCGTAAACTTCAACACCCCATGGATTAGTTCCTTTACCGCCATATTCCACATCAAATACGGCCGGTTTTGTTACATCTTTAATTGTCAAATCGCCCGAGACTTTATAGTCGTCACCGTCTTTTGTGATGCTTGCTGATTTAAATTTAATGTCAGGGAATTGCTCAATATCAAAGAATTCCGCTGATTTTAAGTGGTTGTCACGATCTTCATTATTTGTATTAATACTTGTCGTATCGATAGTAATTTCAATTTGTGCCGATGTTAAATCTTCTAAATTATCAACTTCTACATCCGCTGAATAATTCGTAAACTGACCTTTAACTTTCGACACCATCATATGCTTGACTTCAAAACCTATTGTTGAGTGTGCCTGATCGATTTGCCATTTTGCCATGATAAATTCCTCCCAACTATTATGAAACCCAAGAAATTCTTTACCTTGAATTCGAGATAAATTTACCATATTAGGGTATAGGTGTCAATTAAAATATAAGACTATTTAAATAATTCCAACTTTTTATAATGTGTTAATTTTCCAGCATTAATTTAGCGATAATTTCATCAAAACCGTCATTCCGTTTTAGTAATTCATCGATGACAAGTTTTTGGCGTTCTTTCGAATGACCTTGGCTCAATTTTGCCGCAGCTTCAATGGAGCTTATTCGTAATTTGAACGGCACAATGCCTTTCAATAAGCCGGTCATATATTTGGAGTCAACATCATTTACATCATAGGAGCTATTCGGAGTTTCATACTTTTCAATTAAATGGTGAAGAGATCTCCGGATTTCTTCCTCGTCCTCCATCATTTCGATAAACCCCTTTACATGGACAGATACATAGTTCCACGTTGGTACTGAATCTTTTGTTTCGTACCAGGAAGAGGAGATGTAGCTATGGGGGCCATTAAAAACCGCGAGCACCTGTTGATTGAGAATATCTTTCCACTGTGTGTTGGCACGTGCAAAATGGCCGTAAAGAAACTTGCTATCTTCACTTAAAAAGAGCGGTAAATGAGTGGCTTCCGGTACCCCTTGATGAATGGAAACAACTGTCGCAAAACTATATTCTTTAATAATCTTATGAATCTTTTGCTCATCTGTTAACTGATACTGCTTTGGAATATACATTATTTTCCCTCACAAATGTTTTGTCATAATAAAATCGTTTTGTTCTTCTTCACCCATGAAAAATGAATGGAAGCCTGTTTTTACAAAGCCCGCTTTTTCATAAAACGCAATGGCGTTCATATTTTTTTCCCACACACCGAGCCATATTTTGTTTTTATTCATTTCATTGGCCAGTTTGATCGCATCATCCATCAATACTTTCCCTAAACCGAGTTTCTGAAAACAGCTTAAAATATAAATTCGTTCCACTTCCAGAGTGTCCGGCCCTAACAGTTCGGACTGTGCTTCATCTGTATTGACCTTTAAATAACCTGCCAGCTCTTCATTTACAAACAGTAACTTAAATAGTGAGTGTTTATTTTCAAGCTCAGCTGTCAGTTTTTCTGCTGAAAAAGCTGTGTTCAAATAAGCCGTCATACTTTCCTCGCTGTTTTGCTCATGAAACGTTTCGTAAAACGTATCCCGGCTGATTGTTTGTAAAGCGTCTAAATTTTCGTTAGTACATTGTATTAGTTGAATGTTCATTATAATAACTCCTTAATATTTGCGTTTAACCCTCGCTTTACATTTTCCCAATCTTTTAAAGAGATGTAAACCGAAAATTTGGTAAATTATAGTTGAGGAAAGTATTGACAAAACATTCTATCTATTGTTATAGTTGGAATAATTAATGGAGAGAGATGGTGATGAATATGACTAAATTACATGAGATTGAATCAATGCAATTATGCCTGTCATATGACATTCGCCACAAAAGTGCCTTCTAATAGAGAAGAGTCACGCTTCTTAACTGTGCGTATGAAACCTTATGACGGCAAAATTGCTATCATAAGGTTTTTTTGTTGCCTAAAAAACAAAAATACTACCATACACCATTAGGAGGCAATTCCATTGAATTTACAACAATTAGGTTTTACAGCATTTTTTGAAACACAACTACAAACATTATCGATTGATATGACGACAAAGCTTGTTGGACGCGTCATACTCGAACATAAACACTCTTACCGTGTCCTGACAGAACAGGGCGAATTTTTGGCAACGGTATCCGGAAACTTTGCATACCACGCCTTTTCAAGAAAAGATTACCCGGCTGTAGGCGATTTTGTCGTTATTGAACAAATGCCGGGAGAAGAACGTGCCATTATTCATCATTTATTTGATCGGAAATCCAAATTTACAAGAAAAATGGCAGGTCTAGAAGTCGATGAACAAATTGTGGCAACAAATGTTGATCTCATATTACTTGTTATGAGTTTAAATGATGATTTCAATATACGCCGTTTAGAACGCTATTTAGTTGCTGGATGGGATTCAGGGGCAACACCGGCTATTGTATTAACGAAAGCGGATTTATGCGAGGATGTCACACCGTATTTAAAAGAAATCGAATCGGTTGCTTTCGGTGTGGATATTATGACGGTGAGTGCGCAGACTGGTGAAGGAATCGCTTCATTACATGCGCTGTTAACTGAAGGGAAAACTGCCGCATTACTCGGTTCTTCCGGTGCAGGGAAATCAACACTTACAAACGCTTTATTAAACACAGAACAAATGAAAGTGTCGACAATCCGTGAAGATGATGCAAAAGGTCGCCATACGACGACACACCGGGAACTTGTTGTTTTACCATCCGGTGCTTGCCTGATTGACACTCCTGGAATGCGGGAGTTACAGCTTTGGGATCAGGGGGACAGTCTAACTGCAAGTTTTTCCGATATTGAACAGATTACAGAAAACTGCAGATTTCGCGACTGTAAGCATAAAAATGAACCCGGTTGTGCTGTATTGCAGGCAGTTGAAAAAGGAGAACTTGATGCTGCAAGATTGACGAGCTTTTTTAAACTGCAGCGGGAACTTGCCTATATTGAGAAAAAGGCGAATACGGATGCCCAGCTTGCTGAAAAACGTAAATGGAAGCAACTATCAAAAAGCATAAAGAAAATGAGATAATTTATAGTAGATGCACTTATTTTGTGCATCTGCTTTTTTATGTAACCGGGAAATTTGAACAGTCATTGATTGTAATGAAGATTGAGCTATAATGAATGAAGTAGAAGAGGAAGTGAAAAATTGATTAACTGGATTTATGTCATTATTTTAGGGGTAACAGTAGGGCTAATCAGTGCTATGTTGGATTGGCCATTCTCTGTAAGTATATCTATTATTGTCCTATTTGCACTTTGTTCCATCGGCTATATGTATTACATTGCATTTGCTTCGACGAATCTGTTGAAAATAAAAAAATACATCGAAAAGCATAAAAAAGACCCAATGCTAAATTATATCCTTGCCGTAGAAAACGGGACAAAAGAAGAGGAAATCGGGGCTATGGATCGCATTATCGCACATTACAAGCAACCTGTTATTAAACATACATATGAAATGAACCGGGCACTCCGTCTTAATGATTTTGAACGTGCGGAGCAATTTGCAGACAAACTGCTGGATACACCAAATGGTCTATATGGAAAGGCCAGTATTGCAGCGTTATTAGGTAATCGAGACTTGGCAAAAAGTTACCCATTAAAGAAGGTGTGGATGAACGATGCGGTTGATGCCCAATTAGCATTAGCAGAAAATAACATTGAGCTATTTGATCAATCCGCAGCGAAAGCAATTGAGGGTGCTAAAGGATTACAACGTTACTCATTATATTTCAGTTTGAAGAAGGCCAAACAGGAACATGAGTGGGGAAAATAGTATCGAACCATGTTATCGCTTACTTATCAGGTAAGCGGTATTTTCATTTTCACTGTAGTTCCAAATCTCACCCGAAAAGTGAATCGATTCCTTTAAAATATGTATTTGCATGTCTTAAATGCAGATTTACAGGGAATAGTAAAATAGTAGAAAAAACTAGTAATTTATAACATTTAATAGTTGCTTTCTCTTAATAATTAAATAATGAAAAGAGATGAATTTCATGACAGTCACTGGTATTTTAACCGTCACCTTATTTGTATTAAATATATTGTTTGCTCTCGTATTAATATTCATCAGCCGAAAAAGCGCATCATCTACATGGGCTTGGTTATTTGTACTCTTTTTCTTACCGATTTTTGGTTTTATTTTATATTTACTAATAGGTCGGAATTTACAGAAGAAACATTTTGTAAGGTGGCATGCGGTCCAGCAGGAGGAAACACTGGAATCATTCCAGGATCAAAAGAATGCGTTGGAAGAAGGGACATACGATTTTCCGAATGCTATTACAAAAAAGCATGAAGCCTTAATTAAGATGAACGTCGATTATAACCATTCTTTATTGAGTTCAAAAAATGATGTCAAAATACTGTCGGAAGGGAAAGAAAAATTCCGTTCGGTCATAGAAGATATCGAAAATGCAAAACAGACCATTCATATTCAGTACTACATCTATAAAATGGATGATGTCGGTAAAAGTATTTTCAATGCGCTCGTCAAAAAAGCGAAAGAGGGCATTGAAGTGCAGATGATGTACGACGATTTAGGTTCACGTACATTACGCAAAAAGGATCTGAAAAAATTAACGGATGCCGGAGGGCAGGTAGAAGCGTATTTTTCATCGTATTTTAAGCTGTTTAATCCACGTATTAATTTTAGGAATCACCGGAAACTTATTATTATTGACGGAAGGGTCGGATATATCGGCGGGTTTAATGTCGGGAATGAATATGCCTGTCTGGATGACGATATCGGGTATTGGCGCGATACGCATTTGAGAATCGAAGGTAATTCTGTTTATAATATGCAGGCTCATTTTCTATTTGACTGGTACCAGGCGAGAAAAGAAGAGCTGACTGAAATCGAACAAAGGTACTTCCCGACGTTTACCGTAGATGCAGACACACCTGTTCAAATTGTGTCGAGCGGTCCTGATACGGACTTTGAATCAATTAAAAACAGTTATATCCGAATGATTTTAAGTGCCAAAAAGTATGTTTATATTCAATCACCATATTTTGTACCGGACGAACCATTTATGCATGCGGTTCAAATTGCTGCTTCATCAGGTGTTGATGTGCGCATAATGACGCCCGAAGTAACCGATCATGCTTTCGTATATGGAGCCAATTCAGCATACAGCGGCGACTTATTGGAAGTTGGCGGTCGAGTATACCGTTATAAAAAGGGCTTCCTTCATGCAAAAATGATTGTCATTGACGATGAAGTGGCGACAATTGGTACGGCTAATATAGATGTCCGAAGTTTTAGCCTGAATTTTGAAATTAACGCCATTCTATATGATGCAAATTTAGCGATACAATGCAGAGAGCTGTTCGAAGCAGATATTAAGGAAAGTTTTGAATTAACGAAGGAGCAATACGACGCACGCAAAACTTGGACGAAAATTCGGGAATCCGTTTCGCGTTTATTATCACCGATTTTATAATGCTAGAGCTAGCCGATTACAAAGGCTAGCTTTTTTATTTCTAAATCCGAAATATTTTCGAGCATTATAACTTATTTTTTAGTAAAATATGAATTGAACTACAATTCAGAAAGTAGGTAATAGAATGGTAAATGTTAAATATCCTGAAGTTTGGGATTTGGATGTTTTTTTCCCTGGTGGTAGTGCTTCTCCACAATTAATCGAGCATATTGAAAGTTTGACACCTAAACTGGAAGTATTAAAAGAGAAAATTGACAAATTCGAAGTACCTCAAAATAGTGATGCTGCATTAGAAATCCAATCGGTATTGGAAAGCATCAAAGAAGTAATGCTGCATATTTCCCAGGCAGGGGCGATGCTTTCTTGCTTAACTGCACAAGACACGACGGATCGTGATGCATTACTATTGCAAGGCCAATTATCAGGGATAGCGGCAAATTCATCGCCGATTCTGGAAAGCTTCAATCAAAAATTGGGTAAAATCGAACAGTCAACTTTCGAAGCATTATTGCAGACAGAAGAATTGGCTCAATTCGAATTCATCTTAACGGAATGGCGCGAAAAATCGAAAGAGTCATTATCGGAAGAAGAAGAAGCGCTAATTTCAGCATTAGGTGTTGATGGATACAGTTCTTGGGGCCAGCTTTATAACATGCTGATCGGCGATATTAAAGTGGAAGTAGAAGTGGACGGCGAAAAGAAATTACTTTCAGTTGGACAAGCGAACAATTTAAGTTCGCATAAGGACCGCACAGTGCGAAAAGCGGCATTTGAAGCATTGGAAAAAGTGTTTACAGAGCGTGAAGAGTTCTTTGCAAAAACATTAAATCACTTGGCAGGTTTCCGGTTAGCCGTTTATAAAAAGCGCGGCTGGGACTCAGTAACAAAAGAGCCGCTACAAATTAACCGCATGAAACAGGAAACAATCGATGCGATGTGGGGTGCCATTACATCTCGTAAGTCGACATTTGCAGGTTATTTGCAGCATAAAGCAAATCTGTTAGGTACAGAGAATTTAGACTGGTTTGACTTTGATGCACCGGTCACGGATTCAACAGCTACAATGTCATATCAGGAAGGTGCTGAGTTTATCCTGAAGCATTTTGGCCGCTTTGGTTCAGAAATGGAAAGCTTTGCACGTACAGCGTTTGAAGACGGGTGGATTGAAGCGGAAGACCGTGATAATAAACGTCCAGGCGGTTTCTGTACAGGAATGCCGTTATCAGAGCAATCTCGTATTTTCATGACTTACTCCGGATCGATGTCAAATGTTTCCACACTGGCACATGAACTGGGACATGCTTTCCATTCGTATGCACTGCGCCCTGTTCATCCATTGAACCGCCGCTATGCAATGAATGTTGCTGAAACAGCTTCAACGTTCGCAGAAATGATTGTTGCAGATGCAGCAGTTGAAGAAGCAACAACTGAACAGGAAAAGATTGCGTTACTGGAAGATAAAATTCAGCGTTCAGTTGCTTTCTTTATGAATATCCATGCGCGTTACTTGTTTGAAACTCGTTTTTATGATGAGCGCAAAAAAGGCATTGTATCAACGAAACGCTTGAACGAACTGATGGAAGAAGCTCAAATTGAAGCACATGCAGGCGGGTTAGGGGAAACACATCCGCATTTCTGGGCATCAAAAATGCACTTCTATATTACAGGTGTACCGTTCTATAACTTCCCGTACACATTTGGTTATTTATTCTCATTAAGCATTTACGCGAAAGCAAAAGAAGAAGGTAAAGGCTTTGAAGAGAAGTATATGGCTCTGTTGCGTGACACAGCGATCATGACAGTTGAAGAATTGGCAATGAAGCATTTAGGCGAAGACATTACGAAAGAAGATTTCTGGTTAAAAGGAATCTCACTTTGCGAAAAAGATGTCGAGGAATTTATTGCGTTAACATCGAAATAGGTTGAAAAAAGGGGCAGTGCAAAACACACAGCCCCTTTTTATGTTCTATTATACTTTTATTAAACTTATAGCGGTTTTTTATGCAGCGTAAATCCTACTGTATCCGCATCACGTATAGTAATCGTATACGTACCGCTTACTTGATCATGCTTTACATCAATATTGTCCAATCCTTTATCATAACGGAAGAGAATTTCACCTTCTGCCGATTTATAAACAACATGCAAATCATCCCGTTTCACTTCGAATGTAGGCGTGAAGTCTGGATTGCGGTCGGTGAATTCATTGATAAACAATTTGGCACCTTGTTCAACGAAATCTTCCCGATTCTCAGGTGGTGCAATTGCTTCATAAATATTATGCACCGATGCGTCTAGTTCAATATATTTGCCATGTTCAAATTCCTCGTCAATCGCTCTTTGTAGGTGGAGAGTCTCCTCTTCATTGATCGATTCCGCGATTTTCTCATATAATTCCTTCATGAGCATTTTTGTTTTCTTTTTGTCGGACGCGATCGGAGTGGCCTGCAAGAAAGTTTCCATGAAAAACTTCGCCGGTTCGCCATCCGATTGTTTATCCAATACATAAACATTTTCTTCGAGCGGATCATAATTCATTCGAATGAGTGCACATTTTTGTACACGACTCGATGCATCAGGCAAAATATTTTCGATTGTTTTCAAATGCAGTGTTTCCAAATCAATCTGTACCGCGTCTTTTGGATCCAGCTTTAACAGTAGAATATAGTCTTCGCCAATAAGTTCGATATGCGCGACAAAGACCGAGCCGTTACTGTTCGATACCGTTTGCATAATTTGATACAGTTTATTTGATAAATCATTGGCTAGCGATAAGAAATGGGTATCATCAGGATATTCTACATAACGGTTCATTTTAGTCAGAATATCATTGTCACGGTCTAAAAATTTACATGCAACAGATTTCGGACTATTCATCGTTGCATCTATGTATGATTCAAAGAACTGATTATACACTTCATATTGAAGTGCGGATAAATCCATTGTCTCACTTGCAGATACAAAACGGCTTTGCTGCATATCCAGCAATGTAACAGCCATCCGTTTCATTTGGATTGATAATGTTGTTTCAACTTCATTCATCTTTACATAACTCCTTTTAAATTCCGATTTTTCAAGTATAGCGGACATCATGAAAATTTGCACGGACTCTAATTCAGTTTACAAACGTGAACATATGTGTTATGATTGTTTTTGTGCTATTTTAGATAGTGCTATAAATGAATTGGCATTTCTGCTAGTGTTTTTGAAGATACTTATTCACACTGGCGCAAGCTTCAGGGCTGCAAGGACATAGTAGCAGGTTGGGACTATGTTGCTTAAGTTAGAAGAGATTAGTAGAATTTTACCGCGGTTAAAACTGGAGTTGTGCACTCCGAATAAATATAAATTCCCCGGATGATCGGGTTGAGACTTTCATTTATTTATAAATCTATCTATTAAATACTAAAGGGGTCCCCAATATTTGGGGGCCCCTTGTCCAATTCTCCGAATAAAAACCATCCAAATCGGTTTGGATGGCACATTAAAAAATATTAGTCCGTGAAGCATAAAGAAGTCATATACCCAAGCATTAGTAATAATCCAAGACCCATAACAATGTCCATTTTTTAGAACCTCCCTTAATATAACCTACAATATCTTCCTTTTTTATTGTACAATGATTACAATAAAGATGAAACTATTTGTTATAATATTCGTATATATTAAGAAGAGCGTTTTAAAATTATACATAATAAAAGTGGGTGATAGACTTGAAAAAATGGATTTACAAATCTCTTGTTGTCTCCGTTGCGTTATTATCGTTTGGTTTAATTACACCAAAGCATGAAATTTGGGCCAATTTTGATGAAGACCGGCATGGCAAATCGGCATTGGATCGTCCAAGCGACAACCATATTTCAGCTGCCTATCAGTTGGATGATATTATCGTTGATGAAAAACCGCTGCCAACTACAGATGACTTTGTGTCTGCTGCAAAAGAACAATCATACATAAAATTTGGAACAAAAGTCGGACCGGTTATTGAACAACAATTCGAAACGAATATTTTCCCGAAAATCGAAGAAGCTATTGTAATGACTGTGGAACGAGTTGGTAATGAAAAACTGCGTAACTTAACGGTTTCCGAAAAACCGAGTGGAGATTATTCAGAAAAAATCTTCCACATTGTTGACAGCAAATCAAAAACAGACGTAATCCGCTTCCATGTGCGAACAGAGAACCGTCCTTTTGATGGCTACTATTACAATTTCCACTATCATACGTTTGAAGACAACTATTCAAAGCATTACGACCTTGGCGAGATTTACTGGAGCAAAAACACACCGCCTAAGTGGTTATCATAGCAAAATAGAGCACCCGCCAACTGGTCGGGTGCTTTTTTAAAGCTTTAAAAATTCTTATTCTATTTTTCGATTTTCTTCTTTCCGGAATTAGCGGCAAAAATTCCGCTAGCTAATGCAATAATGATTGCTACCCATGTCCAAAAACTCATAATTTCACCTCGTTAAATTTAATCTCTCCTTACACTATACACTTTTGGAAGATTATTTCCAAAAAATGATAAACGATTACTGATGAATTATCAACAATACACTTTTTTTTCCACGAAAAAGGGAGATTCCATATTAAAGTTTTAGCAAGGAGCTCCAAAATTTGGTGCTTATTCTTCCATCCTTTGCCAAAAGAAACATAAGCGATCAAAGCTTAAATAATCTGTGATTGGCCAACCTTTAATTTAGGGAGTGGTAATCTTGGAAAACAGATTTTTCTTAGGTTTATTTAATGGCCTGATTTTAAGCATTATATTATGGACCTCTATTTTTGGATGGATAAAGATATTAACAGGTTTATTTTAAGTATTATAAAATATGCGAAGAGAAGAACTTTATTTAAATAAGTTTACTTAATCCCAAGATTAAAGTACTGAATAAGCTAAAAGACCAGGTACTCATTATCGAGCGCCTGGTCTTGTGCTTTGCTTTTGTTAATATTTCTGAATTACTTCTCTTTATTGTCGTTATTGTTATTGTTGTTTTTGTTTTTTTGCTTTGCATATTCTGAGAAATCGGCTTCCTTACCAGCTTCCATATTATAATTCGGTCTGTTCGTTGCTCTTGTATGAGTAACGGTTGCATTGTCTTCTTCGTCAAGATTTTTCATTAACAGAGGAATACATGCAAGACCGGCAAGACCGACAAGTGCATAAATAATCCGTGATAACCCGGCAGTTTGACCGCCGAATAATGATGCGACTAAATCAAATTTGAAAAAGCCGATAAGTCCCCAGTTAATTGCTCCAATAATTACAAGTACGAGGGCAATTCTATATAATGCTCCCATTTAAAACCTCTCCTTTATTTTAGATAAAGAAGTTCATTCGGTATGTAAAAAACACATACAAAAGAAATTCAAGTATCTATTTCTGCTCGTATTTTTCCCGGGAACCGATTGTTTATACTTCTTTTTTTAAAAAGAAAATGTATCAAAATACGAATAAAAATGTCCCTTTGAAAATAAAAATAATTAAAAATAGGAAATAATATCTGCAGCAACAAAGCGGGAAATATATAGTTCTGATTTCGTAATAAATAAAGCGAAAGTTATTTATTTAACGTTGGGAATAGAGTATCCGGCGATTTATCATAATATTACTATGCGGTTGATAAAAGGACCTTAATTTTTTTGTGTAATTTACAAAAATTTAAAAATTAAAGGTGAATTTTTATGTAACTCGAGGTATAATATTTGTATACTATAGTAAAAAGGAGGACTGCCGATGATAACCGGTCAGTTAGGGCGAGCATTCCAATTAGCGGAAAAACATAAGCTCGACGTAAATACAATTTTGGAATTAACGAAAATTATTGCAAAAGAAGTAAATGGTGCTCAAAAAATTGAGGACAAAATTTTACTGCAAATGATTCAAATTCTGGAAAACAACAAAACAATTCTTAGGGAGGCAACATAAAAATTGACGCAAACGATTGAGCTATACGATGACTTAGACACATTTGACTAAAGGCGCTACTCAGCAGACGAAATACGAGTAGCGCCTTTTATTGTACCCTTTTTTATACATATTAATTTAGAATCATTAATAAATTTTCGCTCAGTAGGATTTTCGAGCGATTTTGCAGATTGACGTGTTTTTCTCACCATAAGTCTATATAATAAACGGAGAACATTCTTTAGGAGTGAAAAACAATGGTACATGCAGATCATACATACTTAAATTTATTGCAATATATTTTGGACAACGGGACAGATAAATCTGACCGTACAGGAACAGGGACACGCAGCGTTTTCGGCTATCAGATGCGCTTTAATTTACAGGAAGGCTTTCCGCTTTTAACGACTAAGCGCGTACCGTTTAAACTTGTTGCAAGTGAACTTCTTTGGTTTATTAAAGGTGATACGAATATCCGCTATTTACTTCAGAACAACAACCATATTTGGGATGAATGGGCATTTAAAAAGTGGGTAGAATCAGAAGAGTACATCGGACCTGATATGAGTGACTTTGGACGACGCTCC
This window of the Solibacillus isronensis genome carries:
- a CDS encoding nucleoid-associated protein; translated protein: MNEVETTLSIQMKRMAVTLLDMQQSRFVSASETMDLSALQYEVYNQFFESYIDATMNSPKSVACKFLDRDNDILTKMNRYVEYPDDTHFLSLANDLSNKLYQIMQTVSNSNGSVFVAHIELIGEDYILLLKLDPKDAVQIDLETLHLKTIENILPDASSRVQKCALIRMNYDPLEENVYVLDKQSDGEPAKFFMETFLQATPIASDKKKTKMLMKELYEKIAESINEEETLHLQRAIDEEFEHGKYIELDASVHNIYEAIAPPENREDFVEQGAKLFINEFTDRNPDFTPTFEVKRDDLHVVYKSAEGEILFRYDKGLDNIDVKHDQVSGTYTITIRDADTVGFTLHKKPL
- a CDS encoding YpjP family protein; amino-acid sequence: MKKWIYKSLVVSVALLSFGLITPKHEIWANFDEDRHGKSALDRPSDNHISAAYQLDDIIVDEKPLPTTDDFVSAAKEQSYIKFGTKVGPVIEQQFETNIFPKIEEAIVMTVERVGNEKLRNLTVSEKPSGDYSEKIFHIVDSKSKTDVIRFHVRTENRPFDGYYYNFHYHTFEDNYSKHYDLGEIYWSKNTPPKWLS
- a CDS encoding ABC transporter permease, coding for MITGQLGRAFQLAEKHKLDVNTILELTKIIAKEVNGAQKIEDKILLQMIQILENNKTILREAT
- a CDS encoding YceI family protein, which gives rise to MAKWQIDQAHSTIGFEVKHMMVSKVKGQFTNYSADVEVDNLEDLTSAQIEITIDTTSINTNNEDRDNHLKSAEFFDIEQFPDIKFKSASITKDGDDYKVSGDLTIKDVTKPAVFDVEYGGKGTNPWGVEVYGFEAETKIDREEFGLTWNAALETGGVLVGKDIKIKVELELNPAQ
- the cls gene encoding cardiolipin synthase — translated: MTVTGILTVTLFVLNILFALVLIFISRKSASSTWAWLFVLFFLPIFGFILYLLIGRNLQKKHFVRWHAVQQEETLESFQDQKNALEEGTYDFPNAITKKHEALIKMNVDYNHSLLSSKNDVKILSEGKEKFRSVIEDIENAKQTIHIQYYIYKMDDVGKSIFNALVKKAKEGIEVQMMYDDLGSRTLRKKDLKKLTDAGGQVEAYFSSYFKLFNPRINFRNHRKLIIIDGRVGYIGGFNVGNEYACLDDDIGYWRDTHLRIEGNSVYNMQAHFLFDWYQARKEELTEIEQRYFPTFTVDADTPVQIVSSGPDTDFESIKNSYIRMILSAKKYVYIQSPYFVPDEPFMHAVQIAASSGVDVRIMTPEVTDHAFVYGANSAYSGDLLEVGGRVYRYKKGFLHAKMIVIDDEVATIGTANIDVRSFSLNFEINAILYDANLAIQCRELFEADIKESFELTKEQYDARKTWTKIRESVSRLLSPIL
- a CDS encoding FMN-binding negative transcriptional regulator; translation: MYIPKQYQLTDEQKIHKIIKEYSFATVVSIHQGVPEATHLPLFLSEDSKFLYGHFARANTQWKDILNQQVLAVFNGPHSYISSSWYETKDSVPTWNYVSVHVKGFIEMMEDEEEIRRSLHHLIEKYETPNSSYDVNDVDSKYMTGLLKGIVPFKLRISSIEAAAKLSQGHSKERQKLVIDELLKRNDGFDEIIAKLMLEN
- a CDS encoding GNAT family N-acetyltransferase, which encodes MNIQLIQCTNENLDALQTISRDTFYETFHEQNSEESMTAYLNTAFSAEKLTAELENKHSLFKLLFVNEELAGYLKVNTDEAQSELLGPDTLEVERIYILSCFQKLGLGKVLMDDAIKLANEMNKNKIWLGVWEKNMNAIAFYEKAGFVKTGFHSFFMGEEEQNDFIMTKHL
- a CDS encoding DUF378 domain-containing protein; translation: MGALYRIALVLVIIGAINWGLIGFFKFDLVASLFGGQTAGLSRIIYALVGLAGLACIPLLMKNLDEEDNATVTHTRATNRPNYNMEAGKEADFSEYAKQKNKNNNNNNDNKEK
- a CDS encoding M3 family oligoendopeptidase translates to MVNVKYPEVWDLDVFFPGGSASPQLIEHIESLTPKLEVLKEKIDKFEVPQNSDAALEIQSVLESIKEVMLHISQAGAMLSCLTAQDTTDRDALLLQGQLSGIAANSSPILESFNQKLGKIEQSTFEALLQTEELAQFEFILTEWREKSKESLSEEEEALISALGVDGYSSWGQLYNMLIGDIKVEVEVDGEKKLLSVGQANNLSSHKDRTVRKAAFEALEKVFTEREEFFAKTLNHLAGFRLAVYKKRGWDSVTKEPLQINRMKQETIDAMWGAITSRKSTFAGYLQHKANLLGTENLDWFDFDAPVTDSTATMSYQEGAEFILKHFGRFGSEMESFARTAFEDGWIEAEDRDNKRPGGFCTGMPLSEQSRIFMTYSGSMSNVSTLAHELGHAFHSYALRPVHPLNRRYAMNVAETASTFAEMIVADAAVEEATTEQEKIALLEDKIQRSVAFFMNIHARYLFETRFYDERKKGIVSTKRLNELMEEAQIEAHAGGLGETHPHFWASKMHFYITGVPFYNFPYTFGYLFSLSIYAKAKEEGKGFEEKYMALLRDTAIMTVEELAMKHLGEDITKEDFWLKGISLCEKDVEEFIALTSK
- the rsgA gene encoding ribosome small subunit-dependent GTPase A translates to MNLQQLGFTAFFETQLQTLSIDMTTKLVGRVILEHKHSYRVLTEQGEFLATVSGNFAYHAFSRKDYPAVGDFVVIEQMPGEERAIIHHLFDRKSKFTRKMAGLEVDEQIVATNVDLILLVMSLNDDFNIRRLERYLVAGWDSGATPAIVLTKADLCEDVTPYLKEIESVAFGVDIMTVSAQTGEGIASLHALLTEGKTAALLGSSGAGKSTLTNALLNTEQMKVSTIREDDAKGRHTTTHRELVVLPSGACLIDTPGMRELQLWDQGDSLTASFSDIEQITENCRFRDCKHKNEPGCAVLQAVEKGELDAARLTSFFKLQRELAYIEKKANTDAQLAEKRKWKQLSKSIKKMR